In bacterium, the DNA window CCGGGCGACGGCGGGGATCCGCGCCGAGCTCGACGAACGGCTCCGGCAGCTGCACGGCGAAGGGAAGCTGCTCGAGGCGCAGCGCCTCGCCCAGCGGACGAACTTCGACCTCGAGATGATCCAGGAGGTCGGCTACTGCCACGGGATCGAGAATTACTCCCGGCACCTCACCGGACGCCGCCCCGGCGAGCCGCCGCCGACCCTCTTCGACTACCTGCCGAAGGACGCGCTGCTGATCGTGGACGAATCGCACCAGACGATCCCGCAGGTCCGCGCGATGCACCGCGGCGACCGCGCGCGGAAGGAGACGCTCGTCGAGTGGGGGTTCCGCCTGCCGTCGGCGCTGGACAACCGCCCGCTGACCTTCGACGAGTTCGAGGCGATGCGCCCGCGGACGATCTTCGTCTCCGCGACGCCGGCGCCGTACGAGCTGGAGCTGACCGGCGGCGAGGTCGCCGAGCAGGTCGTGCGCCCGACGGGGCTGCTCGATCCGAAGATCGTGATCCGCCCGGTCGAGGGGCAGGTGGACGACCTGCTGCGCGAGGCGCGGGCGCGGGCGGAGCGCGGCGAGCGGACGCTCGTCACGACGCTGACGAAGCGGATGGCCGAGGAGCTGACGGACTACTTCCGCGAGGTCGGCGTGCGGGTCGAGTACCTCCACTCCGACGTCCTCACGCTGGAGCGGGTGCGGATCATCCGCGACCTGCGGAAGGGGGAGTTCGACGTCCTCGTCGGCGTGAACCTGCTGCGCGAGGGGCTCGACCTGCCCGAGGTCTCGCTCGTCGCGGTGCTCGACGCGGACAAGGAAGGGTACCTGCGCAGCGAGACGGCGCTGATCCAGACGATGGGGCGCGCCGCGCGGCACGTGGACGGGACGGCGATCCTCTACGCCGACAAGACGACCGCCGCCCTGGACGCGGCGGTCGGCGAGACGCGGCGCCGCCGCGCGCGGCAGGAGGCGTACAACGCCGAGCGCGGCATCACGCCGCAGTCGATCGTGAAGGGGATCGACGACGTCCTCGGCTCGGTCTTCGAGCGCGACTACCTCGGCGTGCCGAAGCTGGCCGAGGAGGAAGAGGATCTCTCGCTCGGCGAGATCGCCCATCGGGTGCGCGGGCTGGAGAAGGAGATGTTCGCCTGCGCCGCGGCGCTCGACTTCGAGCGGGCGGCGGAGCTGCGGGACGAGATCAAGCGGCTGCGCGAGCGCGAGGCCGCCGCCGCGGGCGGCGACTGAGCGCGCGTTGCGCGGCTTGGGCGCGGCGGGAAGAATGGGCGCGATGCGCGAGGATCTGCCGGAGAAGGTCGCGAGGGCGCTGGAGCGCGTCCCCAAGGATCCCGGCTGCTACCGGATGTGGTCGGCCGAGGGGCGGGTCATCTACGTCGGCAAGGCGCGCTCGCTGCGCCAGCGGGTGCGCTCCTACTTCCAGCCCGGCGCGCAGCACCCGCCGCGGATCGCGCAGTTGGTCGCGGAGGCGCGCGACCTCGACTTCATCGTCGCGCGGAGCGAGCTCGAGGCGCTGATCCTCGAGAACAACCTGATCAAGGAGCACCAGCCGCGCTACAACGTGATGCTGCGGGACGACAAGTCGTACCCGTACCTGAAGCTCACGATGCGCGACGAGTTCCCGCGGGTCGCGCTGACGCGGCGCGTCCGTTCCGACGGCGGCCTCTACTTCGGCCCGTTCCTGCCGGCGAGCCACGCCTGGCGCACGCTGCGGATGATCCCGCGCTTCTTCCAGGTCGCGAACTGCCACCTCCGTTTCGACGGCAAGCAGCGCCCCTGCCTCTACTACCACCTCGACCAGTGCCTCGCGCCGTGCGCGGGGAAGGCCGACCCCGCGGTCTACGCCGAGCGGGTGCGCGAGGCGCGGCTGTTCCTCGAGGGGCGCGACGCGGAGCTGCAGGCGTCG includes these proteins:
- a CDS encoding UvrB/UvrC motif-containing protein; the encoded protein is ALRVEFFGEEIERIRRIDPLRATTIEELERQPVYPNSHYVTPKEQLDRATAGIRAELDERLRQLHGEGKLLEAQRLAQRTNFDLEMIQEVGYCHGIENYSRHLTGRRPGEPPPTLFDYLPKDALLIVDESHQTIPQVRAMHRGDRARKETLVEWGFRLPSALDNRPLTFDEFEAMRPRTIFVSATPAPYELELTGGEVAEQVVRPTGLLDPKIVIRPVEGQVDDLLREARARAERGERTLVTTLTKRMAEELTDYFREVGVRVEYLHSDVLTLERVRIIRDLRKGEFDVLVGVNLLREGLDLPEVSLVAVLDADKEGYLRSETALIQTMGRAARHVDGTAILYADKTTAALDAAVGETRRRRARQEAYNAERGITPQSIVKGIDDVLGSVFERDYLGVPKLAEEEEDLSLGEIAHRVRGLEKEMFACAAALDFERAAELRDEIKRLREREAAAAGGD
- a CDS encoding GIY-YIG nuclease family protein; translated protein: MREDLPEKVARALERVPKDPGCYRMWSAEGRVIYVGKARSLRQRVRSYFQPGAQHPPRIAQLVAEARDLDFIVARSELEALILENNLIKEHQPRYNVMLRDDKSYPYLKLTMRDEFPRVALTRRVRSDGGLYFGPFLPASHAWRTLRMIPRFFQVANCHLRFDGKQRPCLYYHLDQCLAPCAGKADPAVYAERVREARLFLEGRDAELQAS